One Coffea arabica cultivar ET-39 chromosome 5e, Coffea Arabica ET-39 HiFi, whole genome shotgun sequence DNA segment encodes these proteins:
- the LOC113687669 gene encoding F-box/kelch-repeat protein At1g57790-like yields MVLILAAAKQWRCMSPIVELEKHILSLWLMLPSTIERVECLVDPKLGVEHKYNIRMPQVIEEAMICYSKDGWLLMSRDKSWKLYNPLTKSIMCLLDSRPHCQTYYFSSLPNFSDCIVIAISFFPELEAVSLTRPWMSEWIAVELYKEENDGVYLRQTHFHPVFLHYYFYFLGENDCLGVVKLENSYATLTVHKLRRPCSAYDENFLVECGGEILAVFVGKAGGWL; encoded by the coding sequence ATGGTGTTGATTTTGGCCGCAGCAAAACAATGGAGATGTATGTCTCCAATAGTGGAGTTAGAGAAGCATATATTATCTCTATGGCTGATGCTTCCAAGCACAATCGAAAGAGTTGAATGTTTGGTGGATCCTAAACTCGGTGTTGAGCACAAGTACAACATAAGAATGCCTCAGGTAATTGAAGAAGCAATGATATGTTATTCCAAAGATGGTTGGTTATTAATGTCCAGAGACAAGAGTTGGAAGCTATACAATCCTCTAACCAAGTCTATTATGTGTTTGCTTGATTCTCGTCCACACTGTCAAACCTATTACTTCTCGTCTTTGCCTAATTTCTCAGATTGTATAGTTATAgcaatttctttcttccctGAACTTGAAGCTGTCTCCCTGACTCGTCCCTGGATGAGTGAATGGATTGCCGTAGAGTTATACAAGGAAGAAAACGACGGTGTTTATCTTAGACAAACCCATTTTCACCCTGTGTTTCTTCACTATTATTTCTACTTTTTAGGTGAGAATGATTGTTTGGGAGTTGTGAAATTAGAAAACTCATACGCGACTCTAACAGTTCACAAACTGAGAAGACCTTGTAGTGCTTATGACGAAAATTTCTTGGTAGAATGCGGTGGAGAGATTTTAGCAGTGTTTGTAGGCAAGGCTGGCGGATGGCTATGA